The following coding sequences are from one Macaca nemestrina isolate mMacNem1 chromosome 1, mMacNem.hap1, whole genome shotgun sequence window:
- the LOC139356391 gene encoding olfactory receptor 2T5-like has protein sequence MANTTWMANHTGWSDFILMGLFRRSKHPALLCVVIFVVFLMALSGNAVLNLLIHSDAHLHTPMYFFISQLSLMDMVYISVTVPKMLLDQVMGVNQISAPECGMQMFLYVTLVGSEFFLLAAMAYDRYVAICHPLHYPVLMTRRVCLFLASGCWLLGSVDGFMLTPITMTFPFCGSREIHHFFCEVPAVTVLSCSDTSLYETLMYLCCVLMLLIPVTIISSSYLLILLTIHRMNSAEGRKKAFATCSSHLTVVILFYGAAIYTYMLPSSYHTPEKDMMVSVFYTILTPVLNPLIYSLRNKDVMGALKKMLTVRIVL, from the coding sequence ATGGCCAACACCACCTGGATGGCCAACCACACTGGATGGTCGGATTTCATCCTGATGGGACTCTTCAGACGATCCAAACATCCAGCTCTACTGTGTGTGGtcatttttgtggttttcctGATGGCATTGTCTGGAAATGCTGTCCTGAACCTTCTGATACACTCTGACGCTCACCTCCACACCCCCATGTACTTTTTCATCAGTCAATTGTCTCTCATGGACATGGTGTACATTTCTGTCACTGTGCCCAAGATGCTCCTGGACCAGGTCATGGGTGTGAATCAGATCTCAGCCCCTGAGTGTGGGATGCAGATGTTCCTCTATGTGACACTAGTAGGTTCGGAATTTTTCCTTCTAGCCGCCATGGCCTATGACCGCTACGTGGCCATCTGCCATCCTCTCCATTACCCTGTCCTCATGACCCGTAGGGTGTGTCTCTTCCTGGCATCGGGCTGCTGGCTCCTGGGCTCAGTGGATGGCTTCATGCTCACTCCCATCACCATGACCTTCCCCTTCTGCGGATCCCGGGAGATTCATCATTTCTTCTGTGAAGTCCCTGCTGTAACGGTCCTGTCCTGCTCGGACACCTCCCTCTATGAGACCCTCATGTACCTATGCTGTGTCCTCATGCTCCTCATCCCTGTGACGATCATTTCAAGCTCCTATTTACTCATCCTCCTCACCATCCACAGGATGAACTCAGCAGAGGGCCGGAAGAAAGCCTTTGCCACCTGCTCCTCCCACCTGACTGTGGTCATCCTCTTCTACGGGGCTGCCATCTACACCTACATGCTCCCCAGCTCCTACCACACCCCTGAGAAGGACATGATGGTATCTGTCTTCTACACCATCCTCACTCCAGTGCTGAACCCTTTAATCTATAGTCTTAGGAATAAGGATGTCATGGGGGCTCTGAAGAAAATGTTAACTGTGAGAATTGTCCTTTAG